The Plasmodium malariae genome assembly, contig: PmUG01_00_21, whole genome shotgun sequence genomic sequence AAGCTTCATATAGAAAAtcagaaaatattaatgctCAAGGTGAACAATCTCTCGAAGCTGAAGAATCAGATCCTAATGGTTTTGtttctttatattcatataaatctCCTCAGTCTACGCCACTACAAACAAAACCTGATATCTCCACAGAGAAACAAGATTTTCAAATTGTTTCTTCGTCTTCTGAAAGATCAAATGATGCTACAAATTTTCCTTTGAACACTGTTCACTCTAAAATTCCAAGTACAACTTATACTaattaattttctattttagaagtaaatacatttattatacatttaaaatacaattatAGGTCAAGCACCAAGCCAAACTATTCGATACATAtcaaatattataacaagtcttgtaattattattatactttcTCTATTTACcagagtaaaataaatataaaagtttaaGATATGAAGAACATTCGATTactgtaataatttattttataaatctattttttttttttttttatattctagtACGCTTTAGTAGGTCtactaacaaaaaaaaaagataaaaagaagacAAGTAAagttcataaaattattaataccTTCACTTattggaaaaaaaagtaagttTTCAACACGTGATCATTTAGAAAACATAGTATATGATAACGAagaaactataaaaaaaataaaaataaatgaacataacatgaataataatatacacatgtcgaagcaaaaaaaagataGGTACAAAACTATTATAGAATTACATATGCAAATACTCGAAGAATACAGAAATGAAGAATGGGAATACGTAAAAGGagaatttttagaaatatgcTTAGAATTCTTAACAAAAGGGGAACACGAAACATATTCTTATTTGACTAATGACGAACAAATAATTGGAAATACAAAAAGTATTAatcaaaaaggaaaacaaaaaatattatggaaTAAATGGATAGAAAAACATCAAAATCTTGCTGACAAATTGAAAAAGGAACATtggtttaataatttaaaaaacgaTTGGAAAAGAGAACTAgctaacttaaaaaaaaaagaagaattaaaaaatgaccCTGatgaaattcaaaatattccattttcgcaaagagaaaaatatatatggagACAGTGGATATCGGAGAAGTGTATAATTATTAAGCAATATATTGAACAGGACTTATTTAACTATTTAACTGATGAACTCCAGATTATACCAGATGATtatgataatgaaaaaattaaagattcTTTGccattaattaatataggTGAATTATCGAACAAAGAAGACTGccaagaattatataaatatataaaaaaaaaattattaacaaaactATGTATACTCGTTCTTATGTCAGTATTAGAAGAATGCAAAAAAGAGCAGGacattgaaaaaaatgaatcaCATTTGGATAATTACATAATTGAatttaaggaaaaagaaaattcagatagtaaaaaagaatttatagaAAACATAAGTGAATTTAACCGttattttttggaaaatacGGAAAATCATGATTATAAAACGGACgatatctttaaaaaagagTTAGAACGTTGGATAAGAGAAGataatacatatgaatattctatggaaaaataaaaaactgcAGACAAATACGAttgaaatatacaaaaatacatttttaaaatttataatatacattctgaatatataagaataacaTTTTTGCCTAAGCATGTAATCTATAAGaaacttatttaataaattttattattcactATGGGaacaataaaaagaataatttgaaaaaatacttaataaaagaaagagaaGCGAACATGAAATATGAAGATTGAAATgaaaatgcataaaatatatttcaattatatatactattttttatttctttctttaaGATTATCaatatgaaatttatattaatacttgattaaatataagtaacaatgtatatatatatatatataaaaattaaaattatattaatgtattccaagaatattaaacatttaggaaaataattaatatgtcggaaaataaaaaaaagcaaaaacattaatattgcaatacttttttttaatttatatatcagaattacttataattttagaattctatgttattttattatttctatatatatggttatttgcatatttatatagatgCTTATTTGTATCCTTCAAAATATTCCTATCAATTAATCATTTAAggatttaattaatataaaaaaaattttaataaaaaaaaacatatatacgttAAAGCACACGAAAGCGTAgtgaaaacatatatataatttatataatttaatatattataaaaaaccatatgttatatacataaagaAATACTTCTAGGTTATTATGATTTAATAGATAATCGCATTATAAACGTTTTAATTTATAGTAAGTTTGTAACcctttatttgttatatatcaatatattttatttaattatatatatcgtctcacaaagaaaaaatcatatttaaatgtacTGTCCCTTAATAAagaattcaatttttttatgcaacAAATAATGTAACTTAAAGGAAAAATccttatacatatttatagattttatgatattaaaGTATCGTTTTTGATTGtataacttttattattataaatttaaaaattattgaacTAATTAAAATGCCTAAAacatgataataatgaaattattctGAATAcatagttttttatattaacttgtaatttatattcgcttttaaagaaaatgtaaacaattaaataaaaaatattcttacatttttttttactttaacatctacattattatttattaatatttttaaaaataaatgatataaaagttaaatataaaaaaatgtataaattaaacaGTACTATATGAATTTCAGCGCTTTTCTAAAACCAGAaagatatgaaaaaaaatataaatatgttttagtaaatttaaaaaatatgatatatttttacattttaaaaagaatttgttaatttcgacttttatatttatatttttttttttgatattttgcAATTAcgcaataatatttttctttttcctacTTAGCTAATAAGATTaatagttattattttttaaatcatctctctatatattaatatttataaatataactacTACTAGATTTAtctatgaaaatataaaatccattttatatgtaacaaTTTTTAACTGCTATCATATACCAAAAAAATAGGCAGAttacaaattattatttactgttttatattatgtaaatccCATAATAATATCACttaatttatgaattttacaatatcattaattcataaataatataataaataaaatggcaaaaaatatattaatctgaattaattataattattaccaTAGGTTAGTACAATGCTATATGAAATAGATATATCTCTCTAATGTAATATCCTTATAATACATTaagcaaatatattattacatattaataacatattataagaaaataattatttttaaatagttaTATTAGCATTGTCTTTGTTCCAACACTTTTGAATAAATTCAatagaatttatatttttttttttgttttacaagaagtaaatatatagttcttttaaagtatattcttttaatttatataagatCATTCCAttagatatttttatacattatcataaaatataaatattacatgcataatttattcataaattatacattaccagaataataaatatttatgttttcttttatattttattttttatatatgatatggtacttaataaatttttaacataacTTTAGTCTATTAAATCTATAGTGATTATACtagaaatatattgaatattaataataataatagaatattGGCACACACAAACCTACAAATGtagttattaattaatattaatctCATAACAGCACAACTGTAATTCTTTGGAATTATTGGGAATTTTGACAAcagtatttattaaatgaaacgCATATATGAGAAttgaaaaaagatatattattgttataaatataaaaataaaataacagaGGATATCTtacgtaaaataaatttaaaaaatatttattttaaccattataataataacttttctatattaattaCTACTTTGTTCATAAAGTAAAAGAGaaatcattttatatatactaataacaaaacaatttttgtttttatgtaattacatatattttttaaatatatttaattatatgttaaatatattagtacaattaaaatataataatatacgatttatatattttactaaatatataatcttaagatattttacaataatatgatatgtaaaaaaaaaaaaaataatttattattatttctgaGATCCTTAAATATACGTTATTATATAGTAGAATATATAACACATAATagagataaataaaatagcagTGAAATAACggaaattgaaaaattttatgatattcttttatcaattattttactatattggaaatagaacaaaagccataaatttattttttaattggcTTGTCATATTTTGtctgtaaatataaattttagttgatatattaatttatatttttaattagtcacatgtataaataaaattcactaatatattttactaaaagctttaggaataaattttttttttttttttttaatttataattttaaataatctacttgtaataatatctaattttgtttatataattgttatatttgaaatataatcatatatatcataCTAAATCAAATGTTATAAAGATTAAACTGAAACTTTAGCTTCTTGTGTAAtaggatgaaaaaaaataagagattgttttaaatatatgacaATGTTATtctagaataatatattcatacttaaaatattagttttaagcgagatatttttaatttaacgAATAGTacttattttgtattataaccgatttaatttaaatttatttttcatttattgaaaaatataatttcataaaatcACGAAATTGAGATTCCTAAAGAGcccatatattattatacatatttttaatattaactgAAATAATTTGAAACGTGCCATTCTAacactaaaataaaaataaaaggaaaattctatacctataaaataaataatatttatctatttatagtattttaaaaggtaaaaaaaaatttttaattagatACTCGAATATAATTGGCAATTTATATGAGAATACtaatgttaattatttttttctatagcatataagtacatttatatattttcacacgaacaaaaattaaaggaaGAATATTCATTACTATAATTGTATTCtagatataataaagaaattatgtttttcaaattataatGTTTACAATAAAAGCTTTTATATTGTACTGTACAAACTATACAAccttatattaattttaaccaaaaattaaagtggtgattttattaagaattgtttttaaattctaTATATGACAAAAAGGAATGTTCACATATAACATAAAGCGTAAAATTTTTCACTTAGATAAATatcaataaattaatttaacttTTGCTGTTTCATTCACGTATAATATACACAATGGCCAAACATTTTAGGGGGAAGCgtaagatttatttttttgttataatatttatatatatcataatatttcattaatttgttgttacataaatgaaatatatatttttattcattaaaatataattttacgaatatatattattattagtatagtatattattattatttttttaaaataattcgtGTAATTACATCTTCAATAAAAGGAATAAGGGGGGTTAGTTAAAATGTTAAGAGTGATAGTATAAGTCCTGTATAATATTGTTCTAAtactaaatataattctttagaTATTCCTaatactaattttattacattatgtCAACAGAttggtatatatttaattgaaattaaggataaatattattctgaTAATCTCAAACGTCGTAAATACTTGAATTACCAGAtaaattcagaaaaaaaaaaataaaaagaataatagttacattttttttaaccccTTTAGAGATGTTTCGTCTAAAttagataatatattcatacaagaaataaaagaaatgataCTGAATCTTTAACAAAGCTTGAATAAATATACGGTTATTATGATATTTAGCAAATTTAATGTAAAAACAGGATTCTACTGATATAATTTGTGGtaatattaatgttataaCATTTACAAGAATAATTGAAAAACATCAAAAAAGTAGTTAAAATGCTTTTTGCGAGAGTTAATCAATTGTAAAAAGCATTTGATAATAATTCACATGGTAACTCCTTGTACTGGTTTACCACATATTTATCACTTATGcaaatagaatatatatttgctgtCGGTTTATCCAAAGCTATCGTATTACTAGCATcattctctttattttttctatataaagttaaaaaattatagtaaaaaCGTGAATATTCTAATACAATGAGTATACCATTTTCACAAAAATTTACAGGCAcaaaacattaatatatttaggtatatatacatgttttgTTTCATATAGTTTACTTTATTGAAATCATGCTTATATAATAGCTTagttatgaaaaaaatagttgaatttaaagaaaagagaatccttacaaatatatattaactattACATAGAAATTTAAAGGAAGTTCTTATAGTATAGGATATCAACCACAATGAGAACCTTGATAAAAATTacagtttatattatttgcaATACAAAATCTAATACTCAGTGGTGCAAAAGTTACATATATAggatatttcttaaaaatgatataaaaaaattagaaatgtATACAAGcgcataaaaattaaaaataacacaGCAATTCAAACAAAGGGTTAACATAAATACAGTACTACTGTTTGAGTCAGTAGAAAAAGGTCCacttatatatgaatttttcttTAGAATGAAAacacataattttaaaaacataaatatatagcacaagattgtaaaataaataatgattttattacacttaatatatagaactgtttattaaatttgtattaaaataagaagaGATGAAACAGaagctttaaaaaaacaccagtaataatattatccaaattaaaaaataaaattcataaaataaaaacattattcaaaattcaaaaaaatatatatatattatttataacttaaaggtttattatcattatgtGCTTGCCGATAAacagaattaaaaatttaaaatatgtaaaaattatagtattGTTGTTTTTGTATGGTATTTATTCTATGTAACattgtaaaaatgttatttatatatgtagttaAGAGATATTTTTCTACTCACTCTCTaatttatatagaaaaactcttaatatttagtttataattcatatatatgttcttctAAAGCACTATAATTAATTGTCTTTTTCTTCTAATagttttatacatataacatcCGAAGTAGTAAGAAAATttcttatgaaaaataacaaacatatataaatttattacataactataaattttatctaatgtatattataaaataacaaatcgtatatacatttctatattgcatttttatttgctatatgccaagaaaaaaatacaacaGTTATTTCCATAAAAGTAATAGCAAGTAACATTATAATACCTAAATAATTAGAAtagttgaaaaaaaattcttttattattcagGTTTCTAATATAATTCTACTATTTTGAACTCCATGGaactcatatatacattattatacatattacattttaaaaaatcagaCTCTTTTTTTGCTGCATGTAAAAACTTCAGATGCATTTctaataaacaaattatatatttcagaattggaattaatattaattattctgCATAACTATATGATATCTTGTATTTTACCATATATCTGTAATTTTGTTACTAATTTAGGTATGGAAATGATCAGATTACTCATAATATCacattcaaaataataaaacaaaaatatttttcattgaaattatttcatGTTATTTTAAACATTAGCACGTTCGTATTAAAAGGATAaacgaaaatatatttgaaataaggagataattaattttatgtttcataataataattttatagtaatcataaatttaattcggaaaaaagaatttagcATACGTTTCcagattataataaatataaaaatactatatagtttataatatttatttaatcatagattttaattttactacatatattatatatatatatatatattatatatatatatatatatatatacattttgtacatcattatgtatataactaaaaaaattataaaaatattattgtgaCATTTTGTTcctaatttatttatgtaatgtCATTTTGCAATgtttttaacataattaaTCTATATAAACTATTTACTCAGCTCACTTACAAATTCAAcatacttttaataatttattttctataaaaaaataatttcagtAACAAACGAATTgctttcatttaaataataaaatataggatttataaaataaaaattttgttaaagattaaaatttttttttcttataacatatattttttttaatatattaattaaaatatttcattttcttaaaataatgaagttcatttttttctatttataaattaattatatacttatagCATACATAatcttattaaataaaataaaatagtaacttggacaaaattaaaatattattcctCATTACCAAGAATATTActttataagaatattattttattatacaattCTAATTCCCTACGTACACCGTTAAAGAAACAAAATCAAACTTcttacaaaatttattaataattatttttatgttatgccatatttctaataaaaattatttatataacaaattatgtttatattggagtaaaatatatagaaatcattgtaacataatatatatattactttacattaaatacaaaaaaaaatattaatttttaatgtaaagTTCATCATATAATTTCTTAAGTATGTCTAcagataattatattattcttctagaatataaaatacaatacAATACTTTTCGTTAAAACGGAAATTCTAACACttcttcattaatattatattaattttaactcacatatatatgtttcttATAAGAATCTAATTATATACagaaatgcatatattacatgatgttatttattttgtttcaacaataatttataataaaaaatcacAATCATTAATGCATTCAAATTTACCAACAAAGAACATAATTTGTGAGTATTAATTATAAGGATTACGTTCTAAACCCATgtacattaataaaattatagaaacaatatatatgtttattaagtatataaaataaagatattacatatcgtttcatataaataagtcatataaaaaaacatgtttCATGTTATGCACTTTACTCATACATCGCCTTAAttctgttatatttttcattatttcttaaaattttaggAATTACTATTACAAGCATAACAActaatataatgataattgTGCTAAAtgctattaaaaaaaaatgatattttgcCTGACCTAAACATGTTTCTACAGCTGACCACACATTACTTATAATTGATAAATCTTTAATCGCTTCTCCTGCTTTTTCTAATAGCTCAAATCCTTGTAATATGGGTAAACCTATTCCCAACAAgaagaaaagtaaaaatatggCACTTCCAAATCTGtaacttttaaattttattttttttaaagatatatctCTAATTCTCCTCCTTTTTTCTAGAAAAGCatcataatctttttttcttattaattttttttcaaaatgaaaatgttttccatcaaaTATTCCATTATTGTAATCTATAATTTCTGTATAGTACTGagctttatttaataaactttTGTTGGATTTcgtgtttttttctttattccattttttattattagttatatatttattttcttctttatcattatttggaaaaaattcgtttaaatatatgttatttgaATCTTTATCCTTTTGCATTTTGCTAGTAATCGATAATTCCTTTTGTCTAATATTCTACACTGCAAAAAATTCTCACCTACAAATTTGTTAAAAGTTAACTAAAAAACAACATTATTAttcaaatgaacaaatattttaattgtaaaaaactatattaataaaaaaaaaacacaaaattatgtataatacaATAACATAACTAATGTTATCATACCCCATCATGgttaaaagagaaaatcCTCTTTGCAAAAGTAAAAGtagttattataataaataagattggattaatttttagttccatattatatatctataatattataaaatacaaactaatgaataaataataacataatatttttcttattaatatcttttgctttttagtaagatattaattaaatatatacaactataatttacaattaaaCAACTACATAtgaaaagatatataataatgtattatatattttttacctaaatgttatataaaaacaaattgtatcattaaaataaaagaatttgaattcattcataaatatacaatatatatatattaactttttatttaatgcagttttaaatattttttattatatggaaATATTCAGTTTATAAGCAATAGAGAAcgtatagaatatatatataatacgctcctctatatattaaaatgctTATTAAGGATACTAAGGAATTTATCCTGTTTGTAATACTAATTTTACAAGTATCATATTTTAGAGcaactatattttattcttaataaatattaattataaaagcataaaataacaaataaagaaaatatttgtGTTGTGTTAATTATAATCAATGCTTTAGTTTCCTCTTATTCATAAGCagtttttttgttattctaaatataattaaaaaaatataatttataatgtaatatctAATTTACGAGGAAATATTCATAAAGAAATtcaagaaataatttttatgattatgcatttattttgtaaattataatttttataattaagtcactgtttaattgtaaataaaaattttttaaatttatccatttttttttttccttatttatattttgaatattgtaattcaattagaaaaaaagaaaatcgTAAAATTACGATAGAATTATTCCTTACATATACGCGTAtacgtatttttttcatgtaataacatattttaacgaattataataatactttaaattaaaaaaaaaaaattaatatgcaTTGATCATTTTAGTGAATAAAAGAAACACTTTTAAGTGTATGTAATTGTGAGAATTAAgcatatgttaatattatactaatattttaatttgaatttatgaaaaataaaatttaataaataaaaataaaagaaagacATTTGCATGCTAATACTTAGATATTATATTCGTTTACTTAATGTAAGAAAAATAGTGTAACATACAAAACAAGCTATATTAAAATCTATTTggtaaaacaaataatattttttatatattacgtataatgaacaaaattttcattttattttttatattaataatgactacataaatgtaaatgaaCTATTAATTGTCTATAAATACTataaatactatatatatttatgcacctttgaaaatttattaactcttaatacaaatatagatataaaaaaatgaaaatatatataaagaatatacaaattattacattgttgtagaaaaaataattcttttcattACCCTT encodes the following:
- the PmUG01_00042100 gene encoding STP1 protein, whose amino-acid sequence is MEKCLPKNLRIFGTSYFRYAREARFREVVNHIKDNITKLISNKDKEALKDKCLYLARYLIDNKTPPNYYISEKKIWERALNEWLHPHYKKLDKLGGCPLIMEEKHFDILKLKYEVDNFCKERITHLNELRQSQRNPKSDSSYSSKCDSYNVWIDQKEKYFTTKKHLIESCYERNQTKKDPKRMCNIMDLETFKKQPNCTLSHPVLSGKDLSTEKNKATSEVSESRTESVSTTKDAQQEVGQDLSESEAQPQVQTQPRPQHEGLSTPESGIENESQTLPLVTPPSEASYRKSENINAQGEQSLEAEESDPNGFVSLYSYKSPQSTPLQTKPDISTEKQDFQIVSSSSERSNDATNFPLNTVHSKIPKNIVYDNEETIKKIKINEHNMNNNIHMSKQKKDRYKTIIELHMQILEEYRNEEWEYVKGEFLEICLEFLTKGEHETYSYLTNDEQIIGNTKSINQKGKQKILWNKWIEKHQNLADKLKKEHWFNNLKNDWKRELANLKKKEELKNDPDEIQNIPFSQREKYIWRQWISEKCIIIKQYIEQDLFNYLTDELQIIPDDYDNEKIKDSLPLINIGELSNKEDCQELYKYIKKKLLTKLCILVLMSVLEECKKEQDIEKNESHLDNYIIEFKEKENSDSKKEFIENISEFNRYFLENTENHDYKTDDIFKKELERWIREDNTYEYSMEK
- the PmUG01_00042200 gene encoding fam-m protein, with the protein product MQKDKDSNNIYLNEFFPNNDKEENKYITNNKKWNKEKNTKSNKSLLNKAQYYTEIIDYNNGIFDGKHFHFEKKLIRKKDYDAFLEKRRRIRDISLKKIKFKSYRFGSAIFLLFFLLGIGLPILQGFELLEKAGEAIKDLSIISNVWSAVETCLGQAKYHFFLIAFSTIIIILVVMLVIVIPKILRNNEKYNRIKAMYE